A genome region from Triticum aestivum cultivar Chinese Spring chromosome 2B, IWGSC CS RefSeq v2.1, whole genome shotgun sequence includes the following:
- the LOC123045337 gene encoding heavy metal-associated isoprenylated plant protein 20, with protein MVILEAGVFAHLIRKRRGLIARSLQPRSINMDLHVHPNHTNLNLSSDIFLFLPLSSLHIRPFTVLYPRTLLLQSCQINKIMGVLDHLSDLCSMTDTKAALKLRKRRPMQTVNIKVKMDCEGCERRVKNAVKSIRGVTAVSVNPKMSKVTVTGFVEPSKVLARVKSTGKVAEMWPYVPYSLTTYPYVGGAYDKKAPAGFVRGAPQAMADPGAPEVRYMNMFNDEDVNSCAIM; from the exons ATGGTCATCCTGGAAGCAGGGGTGTTTGCTCATTTAATCCGAAAGCGCCGTGGTTTAATCGCTCGCTCTCTGCAGCCTAGAAGCATCAATATGGACTTGCACGTCCACCCTAACCATACAAATTTAAATTTATCCTCTGATATTTTCTTGTTCCTTCCTCTTTCGTCTCTACATATACGACCCTTCACGGTTCTGTACCCGAGAACACTACTGCTTCAGTCGTGTCAGATCAATAAGATCATGGGCGTCTTGGATCACCTCTCCGATTTGTGCAGCATGACAGACACAAAGGCAGCCCTCAAGCTCAGGAAGAGGCGGCCGATGCAG ACGGTAAACATCAAGGTGAAGATGGACTGCGAGGGCTGCGAGAGGAGGGTCAAGAACGCCGTCAAGTCGATTCGGG GTGTGACGGCCGTGTCAGTGAACCCCAAGATGAGCAAGGTGACGGTGACGGGGTTCGTGGAGCCGAGCAAGGTGCTGGCGCGGGTGAAGAGCACCGGGAAGGTGGCCGAGATGTGGCCCTACGTGCCGTACTCGCTCACCACCTATCCCTACGTCGGCGGCGCCTACGACAAGAAGGCGCCGGCGGGCTTCGTCCGCGGCGCGCCGCAGGCCATGGCCGACCCCGGGGCGCCGGAGGTCCGGTACATGAACATGTTCAACGACGAGGACGTCAACTCCTGCGCCATCATGTGA